In Pectobacterium brasiliense, a single genomic region encodes these proteins:
- the iscR gene encoding Fe-S cluster assembly transcriptional regulator IscR has translation MRLTSKGRYAVTAMLDVALHSQEGPVPLADISERQGISLSYLEQLFSRLRKNGLVASVRGPGGGYLLGKNANEIAVGMVISAVDESVDATRCQGREGCQGGDRCLTHTLWRDLSDRITDFLNNITLDELVNNKEVLDVADRQDADTRRTANGRIQETINVNLRA, from the coding sequence ATGAGACTGACATCCAAAGGCCGTTACGCCGTTACCGCCATGCTCGATGTGGCTCTGCACTCCCAGGAAGGCCCCGTTCCATTGGCGGATATTTCTGAACGCCAGGGTATTTCACTGTCTTACCTGGAGCAGCTGTTTTCGCGTCTGCGTAAAAACGGACTGGTTGCCAGCGTTCGTGGCCCAGGCGGCGGTTATCTGCTGGGTAAAAACGCGAATGAAATCGCTGTTGGTATGGTCATTTCGGCCGTCGATGAATCTGTTGATGCAACGCGTTGCCAGGGCCGCGAAGGTTGCCAGGGTGGCGATCGCTGCCTGACGCACACGCTGTGGCGCGATCTGAGCGACCGTATTACCGACTTCCTGAATAACATCACGCTGGATGAGCTGGTGAATAATAAGGAAGTGCTGGATGTGGCGGATCGTCAGGATGCTGACACGCGCCGCACTGCCAACGGACGTATCCAGGAAACGATCAACGTTAACCTGCGCGCCTGA
- the trmJ gene encoding tRNA (cytosine(32)/uridine(32)-2'-O)-methyltransferase TrmJ, with amino-acid sequence MLDNIRIVLVETSHTGNMGSVARAMKTMGLSKLYLVNPLVKPDSQAIALAAGASDVIGNATIVDSFDQALEGCGLVVGTSARSRTLPWPMLEPRECGVRSAQEAEHAPVALVFGRERVGLTNEELQKCHYHVAIPANPEYSSLNLAMAVQIIAYEVRIAHLDRLQAGQPQHEESPYPLVDDLERFYQHLEQTLLQTGFIRPAHQGQVMNKLRRLFTRARPESQELNILRGILSSVQKTHDE; translated from the coding sequence ATGTTAGACAATATTCGCATTGTTCTGGTTGAAACGTCGCACACTGGCAATATGGGGTCAGTGGCCAGGGCGATGAAAACTATGGGGTTAAGCAAACTTTATTTGGTCAACCCATTGGTTAAGCCTGATTCGCAGGCCATTGCGTTGGCGGCAGGCGCCAGCGATGTTATCGGCAATGCCACTATTGTAGATTCGTTCGATCAAGCGCTCGAAGGCTGTGGTCTGGTCGTTGGCACCAGCGCACGTTCTCGAACCTTACCCTGGCCGATGCTGGAACCACGCGAGTGTGGCGTTCGTAGCGCGCAGGAAGCGGAACACGCGCCAGTAGCGCTGGTGTTTGGGCGTGAACGCGTGGGGCTGACGAATGAAGAGCTTCAGAAATGCCATTATCACGTGGCGATTCCCGCGAACCCGGAATACAGCTCGCTCAATTTGGCGATGGCGGTGCAGATCATTGCTTATGAAGTGCGTATCGCGCATTTGGATCGCTTACAGGCCGGACAGCCGCAACATGAAGAATCGCCGTACCCGCTGGTCGACGATCTGGAGCGGTTTTATCAGCATCTTGAACAGACATTACTGCAAACCGGGTTTATCCGACCAGCGCATCAGGGGCAGGTGATGAACAAGCTGCGCCGCCTGTTTACCCGCGCCAGGCCTGAAAGTCAGGAACTCAACATCCTGCGTGGAATACTGAGTTCGGTACAGAAAACGCACGACGAATAA
- a CDS encoding FecCD family ABC transporter permease, with the protein MSTTTEPGIRNNAADANTIMDNYRGIIRRRVGVMAILLLIIIGSLLLDFTMGPSGLTLDVLWQTLTDPASADAGTRVIVWDIRLPYALMAIVVGLALGLAGAEMQTILNNPLASPFTLGVSSAAAFGAALAIVLGIGIPGIPAQWFISANAFIFALLAALLLDGITRWTQVATSGVVLFGIALVFTFNALVSMLQFIANEDTLQGLVFWTMGSLARASWEKLGILLLVLVIVMPISLMSSWKLTALRLGEDRAVSFGINVRRLRLATLLRISILSAISVAFVGPIGFIGLVAPHIARMIFGEDHRFYLPASALTGALVLSMASVASKNLIPGVIIPVGIVTSLVGVPFFLSIILRHRGNV; encoded by the coding sequence ATGAGTACAACCACTGAACCGGGTATCCGCAATAATGCCGCGGATGCCAACACCATTATGGACAACTATCGCGGCATCATTCGACGCCGCGTGGGTGTGATGGCGATACTGCTGTTGATCATCATCGGCTCGTTGTTGCTGGATTTCACGATGGGGCCTTCAGGGCTGACACTTGATGTGCTTTGGCAGACGCTGACCGATCCGGCCAGCGCCGATGCGGGTACGCGCGTGATCGTCTGGGATATTCGTCTGCCTTACGCGCTGATGGCTATCGTGGTCGGGCTGGCGCTTGGTCTGGCCGGTGCAGAAATGCAGACGATCCTGAACAACCCGTTGGCCAGCCCGTTTACGCTCGGCGTTTCTTCCGCCGCTGCGTTCGGTGCTGCGCTGGCTATCGTCCTCGGTATCGGCATCCCCGGTATTCCGGCTCAGTGGTTTATCTCCGCAAACGCCTTTATCTTTGCACTGCTGGCAGCGTTGCTGCTTGATGGCATTACGCGCTGGACGCAGGTTGCCACCTCCGGCGTCGTGCTGTTCGGTATCGCGCTGGTGTTCACCTTCAACGCGCTGGTTTCCATGCTCCAGTTCATCGCCAACGAAGACACGCTGCAAGGTCTGGTGTTCTGGACGATGGGCAGCCTGGCCCGTGCCTCGTGGGAAAAACTGGGCATTCTGCTGCTGGTGCTCGTCATCGTGATGCCAATTTCACTGATGAGCTCATGGAAACTGACCGCGCTACGGTTGGGTGAAGATCGCGCCGTGAGCTTTGGCATTAACGTCCGCCGCCTGCGTTTGGCGACGCTGCTGCGCATCAGTATTTTATCCGCCATTTCCGTCGCGTTTGTCGGTCCAATCGGCTTTATCGGTCTGGTTGCTCCGCATATCGCACGCATGATTTTCGGTGAAGATCACCGCTTCTATCTGCCTGCCAGTGCGTTAACTGGCGCGCTGGTGCTGTCGATGGCATCCGTTGCCTCGAAAAATCTCATCCCCGGCGTCATTATCCCGGTCGGGATCGTCACCTCACTGGTTGGCGTTCCCTTCTTCCTGAGTATTATCCTGCGCCACAGAGGAAACGTATGA
- the suhB gene encoding inositol-1-monophosphatase yields MHPMLNIAIRAARKAGNLIAKNYETPDAVEASQKGSNDFVTNVDRDAERLIVEVIHKSYPQHTIIGEECGELVGEDPAVQWVIDPLDGTTNFIKRLPHFAVSIAVRIKGRTEVAVVYDPMRNELFTATRGQGAQLNGYRLRSSTARDLEGTVLATGFPFKLKQHSKSYINAIGALFTHCADFRRTGSAALDLAYVAAGRVDGFFEIGLKPWDFAGGELLVREAGGIVTDFVGGHNYLASGNLVAGNPRVVKSILGTIREELSDALKR; encoded by the coding sequence ATGCATCCGATGCTCAACATCGCTATACGCGCTGCGCGTAAAGCCGGTAATTTAATTGCCAAGAACTATGAAACGCCAGACGCCGTCGAAGCTAGCCAGAAAGGCAGCAACGATTTTGTGACCAACGTCGATCGGGATGCAGAACGTCTGATCGTTGAAGTCATCCATAAGTCTTACCCACAGCACACCATTATTGGTGAAGAGTGTGGCGAGCTGGTTGGCGAAGATCCGGCAGTACAATGGGTTATCGATCCTCTGGATGGCACCACCAACTTCATCAAACGTTTACCCCACTTCGCTGTTTCTATCGCGGTCCGCATTAAAGGCCGTACCGAAGTTGCCGTTGTTTACGATCCTATGCGTAATGAACTGTTTACCGCGACTCGTGGCCAAGGCGCACAGCTGAACGGCTACCGTCTGCGCAGCAGCACTGCCCGCGATCTGGAAGGCACCGTACTGGCAACAGGCTTCCCCTTCAAATTAAAACAACACAGCAAAAGCTACATCAATGCCATCGGCGCACTGTTCACCCACTGTGCGGATTTCCGCCGTACGGGTTCTGCTGCACTGGATCTGGCCTATGTGGCCGCGGGTCGCGTTGACGGTTTCTTTGAAATCGGCCTGAAGCCGTGGGATTTTGCCGGTGGCGAGCTGCTGGTACGTGAAGCTGGCGGGATCGTGACCGATTTCGTTGGCGGCCATAACTATCTGGCATCCGGCAATCTGGTTGCAGGTAACCCGCGTGTGGTGAAATCCATTCTGGGCACTATCCGTGAAGAACTGAGCGACGCGCTGAAACGCTAA
- a CDS encoding ABC transporter ATP-binding protein yields the protein MNQQTASGLRLSHFRAGYPKRQVIRDLSVPQLPRGKITVLLGPNGSGKSTLLRAMAGLNASEGELWLDDTNLMALPFAQRAEKVVYLPQSLPAGVHLHVLESIIVAQRASGGMHNAEKQDEVMNLLRQLGIEHLALSYLDQLSGGQKQLVGLAQSLIRQPSLLLLDEPLSALDLNYQFHVMDLVRKETRKRNIITIVVVHDINIALRHGDHVLMLQNGNLIANGAPAEVISPESLSAVYGVRGRIERCSQGVPQVIIDGLVSEPTI from the coding sequence ATGAACCAGCAAACCGCTTCTGGATTACGCCTTTCCCACTTTCGCGCGGGTTACCCCAAGCGTCAGGTGATTCGCGATCTGTCCGTACCACAGCTGCCGCGCGGAAAAATTACCGTGCTGCTCGGCCCTAACGGCAGCGGTAAATCAACGCTGTTGCGTGCAATGGCAGGTCTGAACGCGTCCGAAGGCGAACTGTGGTTGGATGACACCAACCTGATGGCGTTACCTTTTGCTCAACGAGCGGAAAAAGTCGTTTATCTGCCGCAATCGCTGCCTGCGGGCGTTCACCTGCACGTGCTGGAATCGATTATCGTCGCACAGCGCGCATCCGGCGGCATGCACAACGCCGAAAAGCAGGATGAAGTGATGAACCTGCTGCGTCAGTTGGGCATTGAACATCTGGCGTTGAGCTATCTCGATCAGCTCTCCGGCGGGCAGAAACAGCTGGTGGGGTTAGCGCAATCGCTGATCCGTCAACCTTCGCTGCTCCTGCTTGACGAACCGCTCAGCGCGCTGGATCTGAACTATCAGTTCCACGTGATGGATTTGGTACGCAAGGAAACGCGTAAGCGCAACATCATCACCATCGTGGTAGTGCATGACATCAATATCGCGCTACGCCATGGCGACCACGTATTGATGCTGCAAAACGGTAATTTGATTGCCAATGGCGCACCGGCCGAGGTGATTAGCCCTGAAAGCCTGTCAGCGGTCTATGGCGTACGCGGGCGCATCGAGCGCTGTTCGCAGGGCGTGCCGCAGGTGATTATCGACGGGCTGGTCAGCGAACCGACCATCTAA
- a CDS encoding ABC transporter substrate-binding protein, with protein MLRKSVRSLFLTALLTTPLFSYATQYPLTVTDFDGRSVTIKQEPQRIILQDGRDIMTMALLDRDNPFQRLVAWNNLAKKQDTATWDMLKGKWPQSVGILDMGFSDKGNVDLESVLSKQPDLMIAQLRAKAALTESGVIDKLSALNIPVLFVDYEVNPAKDTAPSIDLLGKVLNREANAKAYTDFYRQHFDAIQQKTAAVTPKPSVFIEAIAGNSDSCCFTHGHNGWGGLIEAVGAKNIGSDLLPGASGFVSLEKIISMKPDAYIMTGSKRGNSQVLPLGYGASVEDVRNQAATLLNRTGISQIPAVQAKHVYGVYHHFYNHPYNIVGMEYLAKDIYPQAFTSLNPDDTYRYIIQNFTSLPDSDFIFAWKQGE; from the coding sequence ATGTTAAGAAAATCAGTAAGATCGCTCTTTCTGACCGCACTCCTCACCACCCCGCTTTTCAGCTACGCCACCCAATATCCTCTTACCGTCACCGATTTCGACGGGAGAAGTGTCACCATTAAACAAGAGCCACAGCGCATCATTCTGCAAGATGGGCGCGATATTATGACGATGGCATTGCTTGACCGCGATAATCCCTTTCAGCGTCTGGTCGCCTGGAACAATCTGGCGAAAAAGCAGGACACCGCAACCTGGGATATGCTGAAAGGGAAATGGCCTCAATCCGTTGGTATTCTGGATATGGGCTTCAGTGACAAAGGTAACGTCGATCTGGAAAGCGTGCTGTCAAAACAGCCGGACCTGATGATTGCCCAGTTGCGTGCCAAAGCGGCATTGACGGAAAGCGGCGTGATAGACAAACTCAGCGCGCTGAATATTCCAGTTCTGTTCGTCGATTATGAAGTGAATCCCGCTAAGGATACGGCCCCCAGTATCGACCTGTTGGGCAAAGTGCTGAACCGTGAAGCCAATGCCAAAGCCTATACGGACTTTTATCGTCAACACTTCGATGCCATTCAGCAGAAAACCGCAGCAGTAACGCCGAAACCCAGCGTATTTATCGAAGCTATCGCCGGCAACTCCGACTCCTGCTGCTTCACTCACGGTCACAATGGCTGGGGCGGACTGATTGAAGCCGTCGGCGCGAAAAATATCGGTTCTGATTTGCTGCCGGGTGCATCAGGCTTTGTCTCGCTGGAAAAAATTATCAGCATGAAGCCCGATGCCTACATTATGACAGGCTCTAAACGTGGCAACAGTCAGGTCCTGCCGTTAGGCTATGGTGCCAGCGTAGAAGACGTTCGCAATCAGGCCGCTACGCTGCTAAATCGCACGGGTATCAGTCAGATTCCAGCGGTTCAGGCGAAACACGTTTACGGCGTTTACCACCATTTCTACAACCATCCCTACAACATTGTCGGTATGGAATATCTGGCCAAGGATATTTATCCTCAGGCCTTTACCAGCCTGAATCCTGACGATACGTATCGTTATATCATTCAGAATTTTACCTCGCTGCCTGACAGTGACTTTATCTTTGCCTGGAAACAAGGTGAGTAA